From Megalobrama amblycephala isolate DHTTF-2021 linkage group LG8, ASM1881202v1, whole genome shotgun sequence, the proteins below share one genomic window:
- the slc15a1b gene encoding solute carrier family 15 member 1b, translating to MADKDGRIARRQRPSFLGYPVSIFFIVVNEFCERFSYYGMKAVLVLYFKYFIGWDNDLSTTIYHTFVALCYLTPIMGAIIADSWLGKFKTIVYLSVVYTFGQVIMAVSSIHDITDSDKDGVPDNMTLHVALSMLGLILIALGTGGIKPCVAAFGGDQFEDHQEKQRSTFFSIFYLSINAGSLLSTLITPILRSQECGIYSKRSCFPLAFGVPAALMVVALIVFISGHSMYIMESPKGNILLKVMKCIAFALNNRFNHRGRQFPRRRHWMDWAEERYDKLLIAQVKMVLKVLFLYIPLPMFWALFDQQGSRWTLQATTMDANFGAFVIQPDQMQIVNPILIVIMVPIMDSAVYPLIKLCRINFTPLRRMTVGMLLAALAFVAAALLQIQIDRTMPKFPSSSQTQVKFLNMENTSLPVLVEGQEQFVVPGFNASNDYMTLDNITNVAVSVGGRNKTAYFLKERRHTVLINADGIIKTLFDATEKPSLGMNGIRFVNGFRTRLNITEKSDELGFLSPLEGSRYLMVHHGKVEFTIWNEDGQNCTYIMQLGFGSSYTLLIPSTFIFGQNCGDTIKAVQDIEPNSIHIAWQIIQYFLMTCGEVVFSVTGLDFSYAQAPSNMKSVLQAGWLLTVAVGNIIVLIVAEAGSLPDQWAEYLLFASLLVAVSIVFAIMAYFFTYTDPAEIESKFIELEPEDEKKKGLEMMMKDNVAYVQSENTDFKQTKI from the exons ATGGCAG ACAAAGATGGAAGAATTGCGAGGAGGCAAAGG CCAAGTTTCTTGGGATATCCTGTCAGTATATTTTTCATTGTGGTGAATGAGTTCTGTGAGCGATTCTCCTACTATGGCATGAAAG CGGTGCTGGTGTTGTACTTCAAGTACTTTATTGGTTGGGACAATGATCTTTCCACCACCATCTACCACACCTTCGTGGCTCTGTGCTACCTTACACCCATCATGGGGGCCATAATTGCAGACTCATGGCTGGGCAAGTTCAA GACTATCGTGTACCTGTCCGTAGTGTACACCTTTGGCCAGGTGATCATGGCTGTCAGTTCCATCCATGACATCACAGACAGCGACAAAGACGGTGTTCCTGACAACATGACCCTCCATGT TGCCTTGTCCATGCTGGGACTCATCCTCATCGCCTTGGGAACTGGAGGTATTAAACCCTGTGTGGCAGCGTTTGGAGGAGATCAGTTTGAAGATCACCAG gaaAAACAAAGAAGTACTTTCTTCTCCATATTTTATCTGTCCATTAACGCTGGCAGTCTTCTCTCCACTCTCATCACACCAATTCTGAGAT ctCAAGAGTGCGGTATCTACTCAAAGCGGAGCTGTTTCCCTCTCGCTTTTGGGGTCCCTGCAGCTCTCATGGTGGTTGCTCTTA TTGTGTTCATCTCAGGCCATAGCATGTACATTATGGAATCCCCCAAGGGCAACATCCTACTAAAAGTCATGAAATGCATTGCA TTTGCACTTAATAACCGTTTTAATCACCGCGGTAGGCAATTCCCCAGGAGAAGGCACTGGATGGACTGGGCGGAAGAGAGATATGAT AAACTCCTGATTGCTCAGGTGAAGATGGTATTGAAGGTGCTGTTCCTCTATATCCCTCTGCCAATGTTCTGGGCCTTATTTGACCAGCAG GGCTCCCGTTGGACTCTTCAGGCCACCACTATGGATGCTAACTTT GGAGCATTTGTAATTCAGCCAGATCAGATGCAG ATCGTGAACCCCATACTGATTGTGATTATGGTGCCGATCATGGACTCTGCAGTGTACCCACTTATCAAACTGTGCCGTATTAATTTCAC GCCCCTTCGGAGGATGACTGTCGGTATGCTGCTCGCGGCGTTGGCATTTGTGGCTGCTGCTCTTTTGCAGATTCAAATTGAC AGAACAATGCCCAAGTTCCCTTCAAGCTCTCAAACCCAGGTGAAGTTCCTGAACATGGAGAACACATCGCTGCCTGTTTTAGTGGAGGGGCAAGAACAATTTGTTGTTCCTGGTTTTAAT GCCTCAAATGACTATATGACACTTGACAACATTACGAACGTTGCAGTCTCTGTGGGAGGAAGAAATAAGACAGCTTATTTCCTGAAGGAAAGGAGGCACACggttttaataaatgctgatgGAATAATAAAGACT CTCTTTGACGCAACTGAGAAACCGAGTCTAGGCATGAATGGCATCAG GTTTGTGAATGGTTTTAGGACTCGGCTGAACATCACAGAAAAGTCTGATGAGCTGGGTTTCCTCTCTCCCTTAGAAGGATCAAGATACTTAATGGTTCACCATGGCAA AGTCGAATTTACTATCTGGAATGAAGATGGACAGAACTGCACATACATCATGCAGCTGGGCTTTGGAAGCTCCTACACACTCCTGATCCCCAGCACCTTTATTTTCGGACAAAAT TGTGGCGACACCATTAAAGCCGTACAGGATATTGAGCCGAACAGCATCCACATAGCCTGGCAGATCATTCAGTACTTCTTGATGACCTGCGGAGAAGTGGTCTTCTCTGTCACCGGTCTGGACTTCTCCTATGCACAG GCACCAAGCAATATGAAGTCAGTCCTCCAGGCTGGTTGGCTGTTGACTGTCGCTGTGGGGAACATCATCGTGCTCATCGTGGCTGAGGCAGGCTCACTTCCAGATCAG TGGGCAGAATACTTGCTGTTTGCATCTCTCCTGGTGGCTGTGAGTATCGTCTTTGCCATCATGGCTTACTTCTTCACCTACACTGACCCGGCAGAAATCGAGTCTAAATTTATAGAGCTCGAGCCAGAAGATGAGAAAAAGAAAGGGCTTGAAATGATGATGAAAGACAATGTGGCGTACGTACAGAGCGAGAACACAGACTTCAAACAAACGAAGATCTAG
- the stk24b gene encoding serine/threonine-protein kinase 24 yields the protein MAHSPVQGSLPGMQNLKADPEELFTKLERIGKGSFGEVFKGIDNRTQKVVAIKIIDLEEAEDEIEDIQQEITVLSQCDSPFVTKYYGSYLKDTKLWIIMEYLGGGSALDLLEPGALDETQIATILREILKGLEYLHSEKKIHRDIKAANVLLSEQGEVKLADFGVAGQLTDTQIKRNTFVGTPFWMAPEVIKQSAYDSKADIWSLGITAIELAKGEPPHSDLHPMKVLFLIPKNNPPTLEGNYCKPLKEFVEACLNKEPSFRPTAKELLKHKLIVRYAKKTSYLTELIDKYKRWKTEQSRAESSSDDSDTEPDGQASGGNDFGSDDWIFTIREKDPKKLQNGASPTGEEEPNKRPLSQSLSTVITPVLTELKEGAGEAAATTVKPEVLEQLGEAIFLAEEAYPGISDVMVTQLIQRLQRFSRGRTSSSSHQ from the exons AATTTAAAAGCAGATCCTGAGGAGTTGTTCACCAAGCTGGAGAGAATCGGTAAGGGTTCGTTCGGAGAGGTGTTCAAGGGCATCGACAATCGCACGCAGAAAGTGGTGGCCATCAAGATCATCGATCTGGAAGAGGCTGAAGATGAGATTGAAGACATTCAGCAGGAAATCACAGTGTTAAGCCAGTGCGACAGTCCCTTTGTCACCAAATACTACGGTTCCTACTTGAAG GACACAAAATTATGGATTATCATGGAGTATTTAGGTGGTGGATCTGCCCTGGATTTG CTGGAGCCTGGTGCCCTGGACGAAACGCAGATCGCCACCATCCTGAGAGAGATCTTGAAAGGCCTGGAGTATCTACACTCTGAGAAAAAGATTCACAGAGACATCAAAG ctgcaAATGTATTATTGTCGGAGCAAGGGGAGGTGAAGCTGGCAGATTTCGGTGTGGCCGGTCagctcacagacacacagatcAAGCGGAACACATTTGTGGGAACGCCCTTCTGGATGGCACCAGAGGTCATCAAACAGTCCGCCTATGACTCAAAG GCTGATATTTGGTCGTTGGGCATCACGGCGATTGAGCTGGCTAAAGGAGAGCCGCCCCACTCCGACCTGCACCCCATGAAGGTGCTGTTCCTCATTCCAAAGAACAACCCTCCTACACTGGAGGGCAACTACTGCAAACCTCTGAAAGAGTTTGTCGAGGCCTGTCTAAACAAAGAGCCCAGTTTT AGACCGACAGCCAAAGAGTTGCTGAAACACAAGCTAATCGTGCGCTACGCGAAGAAAACATCCTATCTGACGGAGCTCATCGACAAATACAAGCGCTGGAAGACCGAACAGTCCCGAGCAGAGTCCAGCTCTGATGATTCTGACAC AGAACCGGATGGCCAGGCGTCTGGTGGGAATGACTTTGGCAGTGATGACTGGATCTTCACCATTCGAGAGAAAGACCCCAAAAAGCTGCAGAACGGAGCCAGTCCAACAGGAGAAGAG GAGCCCAACAAGAGGCCCCTGTCCCAGAGTCTGTCCACCGTCATCACTCCAGTCTTAACCGAG CTGAAGGAAGGGGCGGGAGAGGCTGCAGCAACGACGGTAAAGCCGGAAGTTCTGGAACAGCTCGGGGAGGCCATTTTTCTCGCTGAGGAGGCATATCCAGGGATCTCAGATGTCATGGTCACCCAACTTATTCAACGGCTACAACG GTTCTCTAGGGGAAGAACATCATCCTCATCGCACCAGTGA